A region of Sugiyamaella lignohabitans strain CBS 10342 chromosome A, complete sequence DNA encodes the following proteins:
- the THI6 gene encoding bifunctional hydroxyethylthiazole kinase/thiamine-phosphate diphosphorylase (Thiamine-phosphate diphosphorylase and hydroxyethylthiazole kinase; required for thiamine biosynthesis; GFP-fusion protein localizes to the cytoplasm in a punctate pattern; GO_component: GO:0005737 - cytoplasm [Evidence IDA] [PMID 11914276]; GO_component: GO:0005737 - cytoplasm [Evidence IDA] [PMID 14562095]; GO_component: GO:0005829 - cytosol [Evidence IDA] [PMID 16850348]; GO_function: GO:0005524 - ATP binding [Evidence IEA]; GO_function: GO:0003824 - catalytic activity [Evidence IEA,IEA]; GO_function: GO:0004417 - hydroxyethylthiazole kinase activity [Evidence IEA,IEA]; GO_function: GO:0004417 - hydroxyethylthiazole kinase activity [Evidence IMP] [PMID 7982968]; GO_function: GO:0016301 - kinase activity [Evidence IEA]; GO_function: GO:0046872 - metal ion binding [Evidence IEA]; GO_function: GO:0000166 - nucleotide binding [Evidence IEA]; GO_function: GO:0004789 - thiamine-phosphate diphosphorylase activity [Evidence IEA,IEA]; GO_function: GO:0004789 - thiamine-phosphate diphosphorylase activity [Evidence IMP] [PMID 7982968]; GO_function: GO:0016740 - transferase activity [Evidence IEA]; GO_process: GO:0008152 - metabolic process [Evidence IEA]; GO_process: GO:0016310 - phosphorylation [Evidence IEA]; GO_process: GO:0009228 - thiamine biosynthetic process [Evidence IEA,IEA]; GO_process: GO:0009228 - thiamine biosynthetic process [Evidence IMP] [PMID 7982968]; GO_process: GO:0009229 - thiamine diphosphate biosynthetic process [Evidence IEA]), whose translation MSIDKKVVDYSVYLVTDSSLVPESSSLVRQVEEAIRGGATIVQLREKEAETRDFIEIGKKIHELTRKAGIPLIINDRLDVVLALDAEGIHVGQDDMDIPTIRKHLGPEKIIGVSVSNIEEARQARVDDVDYVGIGAVFGTQTKNLKKSPMGTGGVSEILMVLNDDEEEEQSASGETNGNKLARRIQSVAIGGINQSNAESVIKESFSAHDHLDGVAVVSCIIGAEDAFKATKQLKETVVEALDIMKSRTIRELLAATTYMVAAVAETSPFVHHMTNTVVTNFSANMTITVGASPAMSECVEEFDDFAKIPNSSLLINMGTATFEGLARFQAGMKAYYKQNRRVVLDPVGAGASQHRKNVLQQLLELGGFAVIKGNEGEITAAAGVEGAKVRGVDSVGSESIEKRFEIVEKLASTTGSVVLMTGEEDVLVHHDKKNTRKLLFRNGHEYLSKITGSGCVLGSLVTAFSACFEDAFLATGAALLLYTIASERAVETGRVHGPGSFVPALIDQIYQISQESQNRDSSWISRAKVYPY comes from the coding sequence AtgtcaattgataaaaaaGTTGTTGATTATTCGGTGTATCTTGTGACGGACTCGTCGCTTGTGCCGGAGTCGTCGAGTTTGGTTCGCCAGGTCGAGGAGGCTATCAGAGGTGGAGCTACTATTGTCCAGTTGAGAGAGAAGGAAGCCGAGACTAGGGATTTCATAGAAATTGGTAAAAAAATTCATGAATTGACTAGAAAAGCTGGTATTCCTTTAATTATTAATGACAGATTGGATGTGGTTTTAGCTTTAGATGCTGAGGGAATTCATGTTGGTCAGGACGATATGGACATTCCGACTATTAGAAAGCATCTTGGTCCAGAAAAGATTATTGGAGTCAGTGTTAGTaatattgaagaagctcGTCAGGCTCGTGTGGATGATGTGGATTATGTTGGCATTGGCGCTGTATTCGGTACTCAAACaaagaacttgaagaaaagTCCTATGGGTACCGGCGGAGTCAGTGAAATATTGATGGTCTTGaacgatgacgaagaagaagaacaaagTGCCAGTGGTGAAACAAATGGTAATAAATTAGCACGCAGAATCCAGTCTGTTGCAATTGGCGGTATCAACCAATCTAATGCTGAGTCGGTAATCAAGGAGAGCTTTTCAGCACATGATCATCTGGACGGTGTTGCTGTAGTATCATGTATCATTggtgctgaagatgctttTAAAGCTACTaaacaattgaaagaaACAGTTGTTGAAGCACTTGATATCATGAAATCCAGAACTATTAGAGAACTActtgctgctactacttATAtggtggcagcagtagcagagACATCGCCATTTGTTCATCATATGACCAATACTGTTGTAACCAACTTTTCTGCCAACATGACAATCACAGTTGGTGCGTCTCCAGCTATGTCTGAATGTGTAGAGGAGTTTGACGACTTTGCCAAGATTCCTAACAGCTCGCTTCTTATCAACATGGGAACTGCTACTTTCGAAGGTCTAGCCCGGTTCCAGGCGGGAATGAAAGCCTATTATAAACAAAACCGACGAGTTGTTCTTGATCCTGTTGGTGCCGGTGCTTCTCAGCATCGTAAAAATGTGCTTCAGCAGTTGTTGGAGCTCGGCGGATTTGCAGTTATCAAAGGAAACGAGGGAGAaatcactgctgctgctggcgtTGAAGGAGCCAAAGTCCGAGGTGTTGACAGTGTTGGCAGTGAATCTATTGAGAAACGGTTTGAAATCGTTGAGAAGCTTGCTTCGACGACTGGGTCTGTCGTGCTCATGACTGGCGAAGAAGACGTCTTAGTTCACCACGACAAAAAGAACACAAGAAAGCTTCTCTTCCGCAACGGCCACGAATATCTCAGCAAAATCACTGGTTCTGGCTGTGTACTAGGCTCACTTGTCACCGCATTCAGTGCCTGTTTCGAAGACGCCTTTCTCGCTACAGGAGCAGCCCTCCTTCTATACACAATCGCATCTGAGCGTGCTGTCGAGACCGGCAGGGTCCACGGCCCTGGCTCGTTCGTGCCTGCTCTGATCGACCAGATCTACCAGATCTCGCAAGAGTCTCAAAACCGGGACAGCAGCTGGATCTCACGGGCCAAGGTCTACCCGTACTAG
- the NMA111 gene encoding Nma111p (Serine protease and general molecular chaperone; involved in response to heat stress and promotion of apoptosis; may contribute to lipid homeostasis; sequence similarity to the mammalian Omi/HtrA2 family of serine proteases; GO_component: GO:0005634 - nucleus [Evidence IEA,IEA]; GO_component: GO:0005634 - nucleus [Evidence IDA] [PMID 14562095]; GO_component: GO:0005634 - nucleus [Evidence IDA] [PMID 14657274]; GO_function: GO:0003824 - catalytic activity [Evidence IEA]; GO_function: GO:0016787 - hydrolase activity [Evidence IEA]; GO_function: GO:0008233 - peptidase activity [Evidence IEA]; GO_function: GO:0004252 - serine-type endopeptidase activity [Evidence IEA]; GO_function: GO:0008236 - serine-type peptidase activity [Evidence IEA]; GO_function: GO:0008236 - serine-type peptidase activity [Evidence ISS] [PMID 14534547]; GO_function: GO:0008236 - serine-type peptidase activity [Evidence IDA] [PMID 18946088]; GO_process: GO:0006915 - apoptotic process [Evidence IEA]; GO_process: GO:0006915 - apoptotic process [Evidence IMP,ISS] [PMID 14657274]; GO_process: GO:0006915 - apoptotic process [Evidence IMP,ISS] [PMID 16470384]; GO_process: GO:0006915 - apoptotic process [Evidence IMP] [PMID 16608876]; GO_process: GO:0044255 - cellular lipid metabolic process [Evidence IMP,IPI] [PMID 16470384]; GO_process: GO:0034605 - cellular response to heat [Evidence IMP] [PMID 18946088]; GO_process: GO:0030163 - protein catabolic process [Evidence IMP] [PMID 18946088]; GO_process: GO:0006508 - proteolysis [Evidence IEA,IEA]), producing MASPPLRRKSSRLSNIPIKRRTSGIADSSPESSSSSVNSVSKRLRTDPESNATIQTINGLESSSDVIVDGNSSALANDPVVSTSFDVSMDDVNNEQFSNNEESELDSEDESNNVVILDDKKLVKTEVLPPSSTTAAVTSSSTTTAMESVEWQKTTERVVKSVVSVQFASVCSFDTEGAFVSEATGFVVDAEQGIIMTNRHVVGSGPFVGYAVFDNHEECDVKPIYRDPVHDFGFLKFDPKRIKHMKVQALELRPDLARVGCEIRVVGNDAGEKLSILAGFISRLDRNAPDYGDLTYNDFNTEYIQAAASTSGGSSGSPVVNIDGNVVALQAGGSTSASTDFFLPLYRGKRALECIRAGQPVTRGTIQAQFLLKPFDECRRLGLTEEAENLARKSFPDAIGLLVAETILPEGPSDGLIREGDCLISINGEQISRFSRVDAILDESIGKEISVTVQRGGKNITSSILVGDLHAITPDRFVTVNGSIFHNISYQIARLYSIPVRGVYVADAGGSFGPERGDATGWILDELDDQPTPDLDAFIEVMKSIADGKRVSARFRHVTDLHTIRYSIVYIDRHWHKSMSLAVRNDVTGLWDYEELGKPLPAEPVLPQKAKFVDLYLENDQVSKLVRSFVKVAARVGSKIEGYYSSSMTEYGLVIDAEKGYVLVTRYTVPHDLLDIYVTVAESVIVPGKVVFMHPLQNYAIVQYDPSLVDAPIESAKLSSTPLKQGTPVVFVGHNHNLRVVSTKTRVTDISTVVIPLSPEVSPRYRGTNLDSVAVDTPLSGDCGSGVLADEDGTIRALWMSFLGDSTGNGRDRQYRLALDITLMRSVIDQLRAGERPNPRVLDVEVNAIQVVNSRIRGVGEEWIRKVEESNNERHQLFNVIRVAQSAAGSLREGDILLAINGKLVTRVLDLNAAQDADEVEVTLVRNRKEMTVTVPTIATDDLATDRVLSWCGINLHKPHHAVVQQLKKSPSDVYVVYSEPGSPANQYGISSTYFITDVNGEPTPNLDRFLEVVSKIPDNTYVKLRIVTFDNLPCACSIKTNYHYFPTSERVRNAAGKWESFSFEDGVRKLI from the coding sequence ATGGCTAGTCCCCCACTCCGCAGGAAGTCTTCGCGATTGTCCAATATACCCATTAAACGGAGAACCTCTGGAATAGCTGACAGCTCTCCggaatcttcttcttcttctgtcaaTAGTGTGTCCAAAAGATTGCGGACTGATCCCGAGTCAAATGCTACTATCCAAACTATTAATGGACTCGAATCGTCTTCAGATGTTATCGTGGACGGTAACTCGTCAGCATTAGCAAATGATCCGGTTGTCAGCACGTCGTTTGACGTTTCTATGGACGATGTAAATAACGAACAATTTTCCAATAATGAAGAGTCTGAACTGgattctgaagatgaaagCAATAATGTTGTCATTCTCGACGATAAAAAATTAGTGAAAACAGAGGTTCTGCCTCCTTCTTCGACAACTGCCGCTGTGACTTCCTCGTCTACCACTACTGCTATGGAGTCTGTGGAATGGCAGAAAACTACTGAACGAGTTGTTAAAAGTGTTGTTTCTGTACAGTTTGCAAGTGTGTGCTCGTTTGATACTGAAGGTGCTTTTGTCAGCGAGGCTACTGGTTTTGTAGTGGATGCTGAGCAGGGTATTATTATGACCAACCGTCATGTGGTTGGATCCGGCCCTTTTGTGGGCTACGCTGTTTTTGATAACCATGAGGAGTGTGATGTTAAGCCTATTTATAGAGATCCAGTTCATGATTTTGGATTTCTCAAGTTCGACCCAAAAAGAATCAAGCATATGAAAGTTCAAGCCTTGGAGCTGCGTCCTGACCTTGCCAGGGTCGGTTGTGAAATTAGAGTTGTTGGTaatgatgctggtgaaaAGTTGAGTATTCTTGCTGGTTTTATTAGTAGACTGGATAGAAATGCTCCGGATTACGGAGACTTGACATACAATGATTTCAACACCGAGTATATCCAGGCTGCTGCATCCACTTCAGGTGGATCCAGTGGTTCACCAGTTGTAAATATCGATGGAAATGTGGTAGCTTTACAAGCTGGTGGTAGTACCAGTGCCTCgactgatttctttttgccaTTGTATAGAGGTAAGAGGGCTCTTGAGTGCATTCGTGCTGGCCAACCTGTGACTAGAGGTACCATTCAAGCTCAGTTTCTGCTGAAACCTTTCGATGAGTGTCGAAGATTGGGGCTCACTGAAGAGGCTGAAAATCTCGCTCGTAAGAGTTTCCCAGATGCTATTGGTTTGCTGGTTGCTGAGACTATTCTGCCTGAGGGTCCTTCAGATGGTTTGATTCGCGAAGGTGATTGTCTTATTTCAATCAATGGAGAACAGATTAGTAGGTTTTCTCGAGTTGATGCTATTCTCGATGAATCCATTGGCAAAGAAATCTCAGTTACTGTTCAAAGAGGTGGTAAAAATATCACCTCGTCTATTTTAGTTGGTGATCTTCATGCTATTACTCCTGACAGGTTTGTCACAGTCAATGGATCTATTTTCCACAATATCTCATATCAAATTGCTAGATTATACTCTATTCCTGTTCGTGGAGTTTATGTTGcagatgctggtggttcATTCGGCCCTGAACGTGGTGATGCTACAGGCTGGATTCTTGACGAACTGGACGACCAGCCAACACCCGATCTCGATGCTTTCATTGAAGTGATGAAATCTATTGCTGATGGTAAGAGAGTGTCAGCTAGATTCCGTCATGTCACCGATCTCCACACCATTCGGTACtcaattgtatatatagaCCGACACTGGCACAAGTCCATGTCCCTTGCTGTTCGTAACGATGTCACTGGATTATGGGATTACGAAGAGCTTGGAAAGCCACTTCCCGCAGAGCCAGTTCTTCCTCAGAAGGCCAAGTTTGTGGATCTTTATTTAGAAAACGACCAAGTATCAAAATTAGTGCGAAGTTTTGTCAAGGTCGCAGCCCGTGTCGGTTCTAAGATTGAAGGTTATTACAGCAGTTCTATGACCGAGTATGGCCTCGTTATTGATGCTGAAAAGGGTTATGTTCTTGTTACGAGATACACTGTTCCTCATGATCTCCTCGATATTTACGTGACAGTTGCTGAATCTGTTATTGTCCCTGGTAAGGTGGTTTTCATGCATCCTCTTCAAAATTACGCTATTGTTCAATATGATCCTTCACTTGTTGATGCTCCTATTGAGTCAGCTAAACTCAGCAGTACCCCTCTGAAACAGGGTACTCCAGTTGTGTTTGTCGGACACAACCACAACCTTCGAGTTGTTTCCACGAAAACTCGTGTCACCGATATCAGTACGGTCGTGATTCCTCTTTCCCCAGAAGTATCTCCCAGATACCGAGGAACCAATTTAGACTCAGTGGCTGTTGACACTCCTCTCAGTGGAGACTGTGGATCAGGCGTGCttgctgatgaggatggTACTATTCGAGCTCTGTGGATGTCTTTCCTTGGCGACAGCACTGGAAACGGCCGGGACCGTCAATACCGTCTTGCCCTGGATATAACTCTTATGAGAAGTGTTATCGACCAACTTCGTGCTGGTGAACGCCCCAACCCTCGAGTTCTTGATGTCGAAGTCAATGCTATTCAAGTAGTGAATTCGCGTATTCGAGGTGTCGGTGAGGAGTGGATTCGAAAGGTTGAAGAAAGCAACAACGAGCGTCACCAACTGTTCAATGTTATCCGAGTGGCACaatcagctgctggttccCTTCGAGAAGGTGATATTCTTCTTGCTATCAACGGAAAGCTCGTGACCCGAGTTCTCGATCTCAATGCTGCACAGGATGCCGATGAGGTAGAAGTCACCCTCGTAAGAAACCGAAAAGAGATGACCGTCACTGTTCCCACAATCGCTACTGACGACCTCGCGACCGACCGAGTGCTTTCTTGGTGCGGTATTAATCTTCACAAACCCCATCACGCTGTTGTccagcagttgaagaagtcTCCATCTGACGTGTACGTTGTATACTCCGAGCCCGGATCTCCTGCCAACCAATACGGCATCTCATCAACCTACTTCATCACCGACGTCAACGGCGAGCCGACCCCGAACCTCGACAGGTTCCTGGAAGTGGTGTCTAAAATCCCCGACAACACCTACGTCAAGCTGCGCATCGTGACCTTCGACAACCTACCATGCGCCTGCTCCATTAAAACCAACTACCACTACTTCCCCACATCCGAACGTGTCCGCAACGCTGCCGGCAAATGGGAATCGTTCTCTTTCGAGGACGGTGTACGTAAATTAATTTAA
- the CTF8 gene encoding Chromosome transmission fidelity protein 8 — MPSAILKYRPEPAGRVHIPEVLRTPSGLALVEIQGTVHIGSNALTDSGLNLNTKESSLSFDGDGDLDMNQLPRESGNSFRTDLNLLGKFTFSEDSKDVVLIMGNYQRLRGKIVALKKPVAVLKMLNRETSATPSSSNSIDIPVVEIIRHKVLFDSRPEPVVF; from the coding sequence ATGCCGTCTGCTATTTTGAAATACAGGCCGGAGCCTGCTGGCCGGGTGCACATTCCGGAAGTTTTGAGAACACCGTCGGGTCTGGCTCTGGTGGAGATCCAGGGAACGGTGCACATTGGATCGAATGCTCTGACTGATTCGGGGCTCAATTTGAATACTAAAGAGTCgtctctttcttttgatggtgatggtgatctGGATATGAACCAGCTGCCACGAGAGTCGGGCAATTCGTTTCGAACAGATCTTAATTTGCTGGGGAAATTCACTTTTTCCGAGGACTCGAAAGACGTGGTGCTTATCATGGGCAACTACCAGCGACTGCGAGGTAAAATCGTCGCCTTAAAGAAACCAGTGGCAGTGCTTAAAATGCTCAATCGAGAAACCTCGGCCACTCCGAGCTCGTCCAACTCAATTGATATCCCTGTAGTCGAGATCATCCGTCACAAAGTCCTGTTCGACTCTCGACCCGAGCCTGTTGTGTTCTAA
- the TOS1 gene encoding Tos1p (Covalently-bound cell wall hypothetical protein; identified as a cell cycle regulated SBF target gene; deletion mutants are highly resistant to treatment with beta-1,3-glucanase; has sequence similarity to YJL171C; GO_component: GO:0005576 - extracellular region [Evidence IEA,IEA]; GO_component: GO:0009277 - fungal-type cell wall [Evidence IDA] [PMID 11935221]; GO_component: GO:0009277 - fungal-type cell wall [Evidence IDA] [PMID 15781460]; GO_component: GO:0000324 - fungal-type vacuole [Evidence IDA] [PMID 14562095]; GO_function: GO:0003674 - molecular_function [Evidence ND]; GO_process: GO:0008150 - biological_process [Evidence ND]) produces MKFTTSSVAGLLATAVTAQNCQNIAGTSYCNQVQELVYKGVGYQGSYNKVTSFNNDGTCSSTPYSFSGSLSPLDEELTVHFRGPISIKQFGVYYPGGNNNQKRDEVQIQKRAGHHVHNLHKREPAFVTEYVHVTKTVFGDGYEAIEQATSSVAQAPSSAAPPPPPPPPPSSSAPPPPPPQPTTTSSSVAPPPPPPSSSSSSTPPPPPSSTFVTSSSASPSSSSSAASPSGGSSAGSWTQVAYYDSSSQTANGVTFMNHQGGSGSGVWDMNFGNSISYAGSDGTSCASSPQVLQDKTLNSNEEVVIFSSNQCSGDDCGYYRPGIPAYHGFGGADKVFVFEFSMPSASGASGPNGDMPAVWFLNAQIPRTLQYGAASCSCWSTGCGEFDAFEIVSPGNQFLTNHLHSGQGGGGAQGGGGSADYFARPTSGTLKAAIVFSGDDQSVTMIQLDSSTEFPSSLSDTTVNGWIAQGSSSNNFANLL; encoded by the coding sequence ATGAAATTTACAACTTCTTCTGTGGCCGGTCTACTGGCAACTGCCGTGACTGCGCAAAACTGTCAAAATATCGCCGGTACCTCATACTGTAACCAGGTCCAAGAACTTGTTTACAAGGGCGTTGGATACCAAGGTTCTTACAACAAAGTCACTTCGTTCAATAATGACGGTACTTGTAGTTCTACTCCTTACTCATTCTCTGGAAGCTTGAGTCCTTTGGATGAGGAACTTACTGTTCACTTCAGAGGTCCTATCAGTATCAAACAATTCGGTGTTTACTACCCTGGTGgaaacaacaaccaaaagAGAGACGAGgttcaaattcaaaagaGAGCTGGTCACCACGTTCACAACCTTCACAAGCGTGAGCCTGCTTTTGTCACGGAATACGTTCATGTTACTAAAACCGTTTTCGGCGATGGTTATGAGGCTATTGAACAAGCTACTTCGTCTGTCGCTCAAGCTccttcatcagctgctcctcctccccctcctcctccaccaccatccTCGTctgctccaccaccacctcctccacaaccaacaaccacatcttcatcagtggccccaccaccaccacctccatcttcatcttcatcatctactccaccaccacccccttCATCGACTTTTGtcacttcttcttccgcTTCTCCATCGTCATCTAGCAGCGCTGCTTCTCCTTCTGGAGGCTCTTCGGCAGGTTCTTGGACCCAAGTTGCTTACTATGACTCCTCGTCTCAAACCGCTAATGGCGTCACTTTCATGAACCACCAAGGTGGTTCCGGATCTGGTGTTTGGGATATGAACTTCGGTAACTCGATTTCTTATGCCGGTTCTGACGGTACTAGCTGTGCCAGCAGTCCTCAAGTCCTTCAAGACAAGACTCTTAACTCCAACGAGGAGgtcgtcatcttctccAGCAACCAATGTAGCGGAGACGACTGTGGATACTACCGTCCCGGTATTCCAGCTTACCACGGATTCGGAGGTGCTGACAAGGTCTTCGTCTTCGAGTTCTCCATGCCCagtgcttctggtgcctCTGGTCCTAATGGTGATATGCCTGCTGTGTGGTTCCTCAACGCCCAAATCCCCCGTACCCTCCAATACGGTGCTGCttcctgttcttgttgGAGCACTGGATGCGGTGAGTTCGATGCCTTCGAAATTGTCAGCCCCGGTAACCAATTCCTTACCAACCATCTTCACTCCGGTCAAGGTGGTGGCGGTGCTCAAGGCGGTGGTGGCTCTGCTGACTACTTTGCCAGACCCACTTCTGGCACCCTAAAAGCCGCTATTGTCTTCAGCGGTGACGACCAATCGGTTACCATGATCCAACTTGACAGCTCTACTGAATTCCCTTCGTCGCTCTCTGATACCACTGTCAATGGATGGATTGCTCAAGGCTCAAGCTCAAATAACTTCGCCAACTTGCTTTAA